The following proteins are co-located in the Shouchella hunanensis genome:
- a CDS encoding acetyl-CoA C-acetyltransferase has translation MKEAVIVSGARTPVGKAKRGAFAHVRSDDLGATAVKETIRRAGNVELNEIEDVIIGCAMPEAEQGMNMARNLSVLAGIPQSVPAVTINRYCASGLQTIAYGAERIMLGQSKIIVAGGAESMSMIPIGGHVVKPNPKLIDEAPEYYMSMGYTAEEVARQYDISRSDQDAFATESHRRAAIAMKNGHFDDEIVPVHVEEHVLGEDGKVSVLDRMVAVDEGVRADTTIEGLAKLKPAFQLKGTVTAGNSSQMSDGAAAVLLMEKEEALERGLSPLLAFRSFAVAGVAPEVMGIGPIEAIPKAVRQAGLQLEDIGLFELNEAFASQSLAIIRTLGLDHDKVNVNGGAIALGHPLGCTGSKLTLSLAHEMKRSGQQFGVVTMCIGGGMGAAGVFELI, from the coding sequence GTGAAAGAAGCTGTCATTGTGTCAGGTGCGCGTACGCCTGTAGGAAAGGCGAAGCGAGGTGCATTTGCCCATGTACGTTCAGATGATCTAGGAGCCACCGCAGTAAAGGAGACAATACGCAGAGCTGGAAACGTAGAACTGAATGAAATAGAAGATGTCATTATTGGTTGTGCCATGCCTGAAGCAGAACAAGGAATGAATATGGCGCGTAACTTAAGTGTGTTAGCGGGTATTCCGCAGTCGGTACCTGCTGTCACCATTAATCGTTACTGCGCATCAGGACTTCAAACGATTGCGTACGGTGCAGAGCGTATTATGCTCGGTCAAAGTAAAATTATTGTAGCTGGCGGAGCTGAATCAATGAGTATGATTCCAATTGGTGGTCACGTTGTGAAGCCAAACCCGAAGCTAATTGATGAAGCGCCTGAATATTATATGTCGATGGGGTATACAGCGGAAGAAGTCGCTCGGCAATACGATATTAGTCGTTCCGATCAAGACGCATTTGCAACTGAAAGTCACCGTCGAGCTGCGATTGCGATGAAAAATGGACATTTTGACGACGAAATCGTACCCGTTCATGTGGAAGAGCACGTACTTGGTGAAGATGGAAAAGTAAGTGTCCTTGATCGAATGGTGGCTGTTGATGAAGGCGTAAGAGCAGATACAACAATAGAGGGGCTTGCAAAGCTTAAACCAGCGTTTCAATTGAAAGGAACAGTTACAGCAGGAAACTCTTCCCAAATGAGTGACGGAGCAGCGGCCGTTTTATTAATGGAAAAAGAAGAAGCCCTTGAGCGAGGACTATCACCACTCCTTGCATTTCGAAGCTTCGCTGTTGCAGGTGTAGCTCCGGAAGTCATGGGTATTGGACCGATTGAAGCAATTCCGAAAGCCGTTCGTCAAGCTGGTTTACAGTTAGAGGATATTGGTTTGTTTGAATTAAATGAGGCATTTGCATCCCAGTCACTAGCCATTATTCGCACACTTGGTCTTGATCATGACAAAGTAAATGTAAATGGTGGCGCAATTGCACTTGGTCATCCACTTGGATGTACAGGGTCTAAACTTACCTTATCGTTAGCCCATGAAATGAAGCGAAGCGGTCAGCAGTTTGGTGTTGTGACAATGTGTATTGGTGGCGGAATGGGTGCTGCAGGGGTATTTGAACTTATTTAA